The sequence below is a genomic window from Colletotrichum destructivum chromosome 4, complete sequence.
GACCCTGCGCGAGAGACGCGGTTCCTGTTCGTCTTATTTGCGTGCTGCAAAGTTGCAGCACGCAAATCCCCGAGGGAGAGAGTACATAGACAGCATTGCCAAGGCAGAGCTTGTTCGCTTACACCTAACATACTTCTTAATTTTCTTCGACAATTAGCGATCCCACTGATAATGACCAGGTTCATAGCTCTCCGGGCCGTCGAGCTGACGTGAATTGAGAAAGCCcctgtttcttttttcctccCACACAAGCACACAGGCACTTCAGATAGGACCGCAGCGCCACTTCTCTACATCCGCGATGCCCCACGCCGCGATATCAACGTACCACAGCAAATACATAATCACCGGGGCTCTTTCAGTATCGCATAATCTTCATTTCCATGGCACTCGTAGGCAAGGTAGTGACATCACGGACTGAGCGGCTCGGTAGAGTGAGTAGACCTCCCAACCAATCAAAGACAGGGCGGTCCCAGACGGTAGAGCACCAACTCGTCCCAATGCCGATCAAAAGCAAGAATTCCACCGGCTCAAACCACATGtccaaccaccaccaagtccttgtcgtcgatgatgcggGGCATGCAAGATGATATCAAAGCCCTGGGTTTCGAAAACTTTTATGTAAACCCCGTTTTCCATTTTTGCTTTTGCATGCGCTCGTGAGTGCGTATTTGTCGTTTCCACCATAACCGTCATGATGATAAGCCGTTTTCCTATGCGTGAAAGTGAAGCACggctggaagaagaagaggtgaCGAGCAGAGAAACGAGAAATTCTCGCTGATCTAGTCCTCATCCATCCGGGAGTCGTCGGGTGCCTGgaagtcgtcgtcctcgtcatcctcgtcgtcctcggcagggttctcctcggcggcctttGCGAAGTCGATGACACGGCCGCGGGTGCGACGACCGCCTTCGACAATGTTGTTCAGGTCAATCTCCTCCatgccgtcctcctcctcgactgCAATTCCCGTACGTCAGTCACACGATTGCAGTACAGTTCACGTCAACAAGTTTGTCTTACCAGCCTCGGCAACCTGTCGTGATTGTGTTAGCTTCGGCGTAGAGTGACATATAAGGACAACGGATGTATCAAGGTACCTCGTTgttctcttcctcatcgctggactcctcatcttcctccaTGGCGTCGCTCTTCTCAACgggctcctcggcggcgacagcctTACCCTTGCCCTTGGTCTCCTCAGGGACGGCAGCCGCGAtgttctcgttctcggcggccatTGTGTCGAAATTCGTCGGGTATGATTTGGTTTGTGTGGTTGAGTTTGCGCGAAAACTGATCGAGGCAACACGCTATTGCAAAGGCGGTTGATTGTATTGCTGGTGGGTGTaggtgggagaagaaggtgGGTGTGTGAACAAAGGTTGAGAATGGAAAGTGGAGGTTCAGGCCGCGCAGGCAAGCGATGGATTTATCAGTCCCGATCGTACCTTCCCCGGTCCAGGCAGGTCCTAGCTTTTTAAGACTGCGCAGGCCATTCGTGCGTGGTGTGGTGTGCATGCCACTCAGGCGCGTGGGTGTCTTCTAGGCAGCGCCGCTAGTCTAGTAATGGACTAGCGCTTAAGGCCGTAGTGCACGTACCATTTCCGTCCTTTCCTGTGCCGCAGACccctcgagcagctccaACATTGTGGGAGCTTCATCGTTGAGAGGTATCGAGGTGAGTCTAGGCATGAACCGCCCCGCTGCTCGGAAAAGGAACCGGCTAGGTGCTTCTGACACCTTGAAGTGGAAAAAAGGTCACATTGAAATAGTGAAAATCCGCCGCTAAAAGTAGTTTCCTCTCCTAGGTATGATAAAAAGTAGACATCGTTCCCCAACGTGGACTCTCCGCCAAACAGCGACTGCGTGATAGTGCCGGACTGCCGAACTACGTTGGGCATGGAAACAACGCAAGGGGGCTCGCCGGGTACGATACTATGATATAGGACCTTGCATGTGAAGTCGGATCAAGTCGCTCTCTTGGAAATGTCACCAGTTCCGCCAAATGAGGCACAATCGAGTTTGTCTGTCGGGGTTTCAATTCTTTACGAGAGAGACTCGCAATGCACGAGTGAAGAACGCAAAGCATCGATTGTTGGGTATCCTTCGTAGCCATCCTCTACTTTCCGTCTCCTCCACCCGTGACGGTCATTAACACGATGATCGCAATCACCCACCAGTACCTGCGCAAACGTTAGCAACTCCTCTCCCAACCCCCGGTTCTCGGGCACCTCGAAGATAAGGGCAACGTACTTGAGCCAAAacggcttctcctcctgcaCGACCTTCCTACCCTCGGGGCTCAGAATAACCGGCTTATTCAACTCAGGCGTCTTTCCCTGCACGCTGACTCGCATAACAGCCTGGGGGCCGAAATCCCTCGTCGCGCCTGCATCGATCCTCACGCCTTTGAGCCCGGCGCCCACGACCTCTTCGGAAACGCCGTCCACGCTGAGGATGATGTTGGGCGCGTACCCCTTGTCAAAGTTCTCCGTCGAGGCCACGGACACTGACGAGGTCCACTCCGATGTCGACGGGTCGAAGATGCCGATTCGGACGAGCTTC
It includes:
- a CDS encoding Putative histone chaperone domain CHZ, producing MEEIDLNNIVEGGRRTRGRVIDFAKAAEENPAEDDEDDEDDDFQAPDDSRMDED